GCCTCCAACCTCACCTATCTCCTGCGGGTGGGCGAATGGGAGGGCGTGCTGCGCCGCCCTCCGCTCGGGCCGGTGCCGCCCAGGGCCCACGACATGGAGCGCGAGGGCGAGCTCCTCCGCCGGCTGCACCGGGTCTATCCCCTGGCGCCGCGGCCGTTCCTGGTCTGCACGGACCCGGAGGTGCTGGGCTCGGCCTTTTCCGTCATGGAGCACCGGCGGGGCGTGGTGGTCGACGCGCGCCTCCCGGAGGGGGTCGCCCCCACCGCGGAGACGGGCCGGGCGGTGGCCGACGCGGTGGTCGGCACCCTGGTGGAGCTCCACCGCGTGGACTACCGGGCGGCGGGGCTGGAGGATCTCGGGCGCCCCGAGGGCTTCCTGGAGCGGCAGGTGGAGGGGTGGACCGGGCGCTACCAGAAGGCCCGCACGGACGAGGTTCCCGGGGCGGACGCGCTGATGGCCTGGCTGCGCGGGAGCGTCCCCGCGAGCCCGGCCGCCACCGTCATCCACAACGACTTCAAGCTGAACAACCTGCTCTTCGACCCGGAGTCGCTGGAAGTCACGGCGGTGCTCGACTGGGAGATGGCCGCCATCGGCGACCCGCTCCTGGACCTCGCCGTGTTCCTGAGCTACTGGGTGGATCCGCGGGACCCCCCGGCGCTCCGGGCCATGCTGCCCAGCGTCACCACGCTCCCCGGCTTTCCCGGGCGCGACGAGGTCCAGGCGGCGTACGCCCGGCGGAGCGGCCGCGACCTGTCGGAGCTCCCCTGGTACCTGACCTTCGCGTACTTCAAGCTGGCGGTGATCCTGCAGCAGATCTACGCGCGCTGGGTGCGGGGGCAGACGCGGGACGAGCGCTTCGCCGCGTTCGGGGGCGCGGTGCGCACGCTGATCGCCCATGCCCACGGCCGCGTTCCCGGCTCCGGCCAGGAGAGGGGACCGGACCGGGAGGTCCGTTGACACGCCCGCGGCGCGGCGGTCATACTGCGACCGCCCGGCTCGCGGGCTCCACGCCGCACCCTCGCCGCCCACCGACGATGCCCTGGACCGACACCGGCCTGCGCGCCGCGACGCTCGACACCACGCGCACCCTGCTGGTGCGCGACGGCTACGAGAACCTTTCCATGCGCAAGATCGCGCG
The Longimicrobiaceae bacterium DNA segment above includes these coding regions:
- a CDS encoding phosphotransferase family protein, translating into MPHPETTATIPVREGEDFDRERLLAYLREHLPEIPAGPLEVRQFPTGASNLTYLLRVGEWEGVLRRPPLGPVPPRAHDMEREGELLRRLHRVYPLAPRPFLVCTDPEVLGSAFSVMEHRRGVVVDARLPEGVAPTAETGRAVADAVVGTLVELHRVDYRAAGLEDLGRPEGFLERQVEGWTGRYQKARTDEVPGADALMAWLRGSVPASPAATVIHNDFKLNNLLFDPESLEVTAVLDWEMAAIGDPLLDLAVFLSYWVDPRDPPALRAMLPSVTTLPGFPGRDEVQAAYARRSGRDLSELPWYLTFAYFKLAVILQQIYARWVRGQTRDERFAAFGGAVRTLIAHAHGRVPGSGQERGPDREVR